The Solibacillus sp. FSL W7-1464 genome contains a region encoding:
- the recN gene encoding DNA repair protein RecN produces the protein MLRELSIRNFAIIDDLTVSFFGGLTVLTGETGAGKSIIIDAVNILAGGRGSTEFIRHGEKKAELGGLFHVNNSQHPIFAKLEEHGIESEEDTIILRRDLHDSGKSVCRVNGKLVPLSVLRDIGGSLIDIHGQHENQELMDEKFHINLLDHYAHNKLQPVKAKYDVAYEAYRQLKREVAELSMDEQRMAQRIDLYQFQIQELEQAGLKIDEEEALDEERLRLMNFHKIFERANIAYSAISDDGTGLDFIGNAMNALEDIVALDPNFKEASEAVTSSFYALQDAAYQVKNVLDDLEYDAERLNEVEQRLALYQTMKRKYGTTVEEILTYHEKIEEELSQLMNRDETLQKNEQLLGKMEADLNNIAEQLTTIRKESAIKLSDAIMNELRMLHMEKAQFIVKFEPLNQLDANGKDLVAFYISTNVGEPPKSLPKVASGGELSRMMLALKTIFSSSNGITSIIFDEVDTGVSGRVAQAIAEKIAAISVNSQVLCISHLPQVAAMADHHYYIKKQVEHNRTFTSITEMEEKERIVEISRMMSGAEITDLTLQHASELIHMANERKETMN, from the coding sequence TTGTTAAGAGAATTAAGCATTCGAAATTTTGCTATTATTGATGATTTAACCGTTAGTTTTTTCGGCGGTCTCACTGTTTTGACAGGGGAAACAGGTGCCGGAAAATCGATCATTATTGATGCGGTGAATATATTAGCTGGCGGACGCGGCTCAACGGAGTTTATCCGCCACGGAGAAAAAAAGGCGGAACTTGGCGGATTATTTCATGTGAATAATAGTCAGCATCCGATTTTTGCAAAACTCGAAGAACATGGAATTGAATCAGAAGAAGATACGATTATTTTAAGACGTGATTTGCATGATTCAGGAAAAAGTGTCTGCAGAGTGAACGGCAAACTTGTTCCATTATCTGTTTTACGGGATATTGGCGGCAGTTTAATCGATATCCACGGGCAGCACGAAAATCAGGAGCTTATGGATGAAAAATTCCATATTAATTTGCTTGATCATTATGCGCATAATAAACTTCAGCCGGTGAAAGCAAAGTACGATGTAGCGTATGAAGCGTACCGCCAGTTAAAAAGAGAAGTGGCCGAGCTAAGTATGGACGAGCAGCGTATGGCGCAACGCATTGATTTATACCAATTCCAAATCCAGGAGCTGGAACAGGCTGGTTTGAAAATTGATGAAGAAGAGGCATTGGATGAAGAACGCCTCCGTTTGATGAACTTCCATAAAATATTTGAACGTGCGAACATTGCGTATTCAGCGATTTCCGATGATGGAACAGGACTGGATTTCATCGGTAATGCGATGAATGCACTGGAAGACATTGTAGCGCTTGACCCGAATTTCAAAGAGGCTTCAGAAGCGGTCACTTCCAGCTTCTATGCATTGCAGGATGCGGCATATCAGGTGAAAAATGTGCTCGATGATTTAGAGTATGACGCAGAGCGCCTGAATGAGGTTGAGCAGCGTCTTGCTTTATATCAAACTATGAAACGTAAATATGGTACGACAGTTGAAGAGATATTAACGTATCATGAAAAAATCGAGGAAGAATTAAGCCAGCTTATGAACCGTGATGAAACACTGCAGAAAAATGAGCAGTTGCTGGGGAAAATGGAAGCCGATCTGAATAACATTGCAGAACAATTGACGACAATCCGCAAAGAAAGTGCGATTAAACTTAGTGATGCCATTATGAATGAGCTGCGTATGCTTCATATGGAAAAAGCGCAGTTTATCGTTAAATTCGAGCCACTTAATCAACTGGACGCAAACGGCAAAGATTTAGTTGCATTTTACATTTCCACAAATGTTGGGGAACCACCAAAGTCGCTGCCTAAAGTTGCTTCCGGCGGGGAACTATCACGGATGATGCTGGCGCTGAAAACAATCTTCTCTTCATCAAACGGCATTACATCAATTATTTTTGATGAGGTCGATACAGGTGTAAGCGGACGTGTCGCTCAGGCAATTGCAGAAAAAATTGCTGCGATTTCTGTCAATTCCCAGGTGTTATGTATTTCACATTTACCGCAAGTTGCCGCAATGGCAGACCATCATTACTACATTAAAAAGCAGGTGGAGCATAACCGTACATTTACGTCGATTACGGAAATGGAAGAAAAGGAGCGAATTGTGGAAATCAGCCGCATGATGAGCGGAGCCGAAATTACAGACCTGACTTTACAGCATGCTTCAGAGTTGATCCATATGGCCAATGAACGCAAGGAAACGATGAATTAA
- the ahrC gene encoding transcriptional regulator AhrC/ArgR produces MNKGQRHIRIRDIITNNEIETQDDLVDQLKNAGYNVTQATVSRDIKELHLVKVPLQDGRYKYSLPADQRFNPIQKLHRSLADAFVSIDGASHFLVMKTLPGNANAIGSLLDHLDWSEILGTICGDDTILIMCRTEDEREEIKNRLLDML; encoded by the coding sequence GTGAACAAAGGACAGCGCCATATACGCATCCGTGATATTATTACAAATAACGAAATCGAAACACAGGACGATCTAGTAGATCAGCTGAAAAATGCAGGCTACAATGTCACTCAAGCAACGGTTTCACGAGATATTAAAGAATTGCACTTAGTAAAAGTACCGTTACAGGACGGTCGTTATAAATATAGTTTACCAGCAGACCAACGCTTCAATCCAATCCAAAAGTTGCATCGTTCGTTGGCAGATGCTTTTGTATCGATTGATGGCGCTTCTCATTTCCTAGTTATGAAAACATTGCCTGGGAATGCAAATGCAATCGGATCGTTATTGGACCATCTGGACTGGTCGGAAATTTTAGGAACGATTTGCGGGGACGATACAATTTTAATCATGTGTCGAACAGAGGACGAACGTGAAGAAATAAAAAATCGCTTATTAGATATGCTGTAA
- a CDS encoding cellulose biosynthesis cyclic di-GMP-binding regulatory protein BcsB produces MKHLVSVLFGFIAFLVFQTTISAVEVNLPIEGFNETARSPLFTEEVTLEGVSGEVEFFYELLETQQAKGQKLQLYFDHSQLLIAPSSLTVAIDGVAVQSIGLDSRKTELSVNLPSNALKKGTHTISIKYVGIIKEGVCVKQNTSGNWLTLKIASFIDIDSMVNGQLRDLNQYPAYFVGTDTRNTQIVIPDEPTLNTLDAALQLTNYLSNSSTDNKVKLLKESQVKMITHATVVIGQANQFKGAWLNELINKGEATDGLSLSIQSVTVNQSTSKNVLVIAGKNDGEFEKIGVLTEDFFVKQLQGNQLTITNMPVLQENENQNKLAFKTMGIPSLTLGYGKTSTDTYYYYMPYYPFNELKASIQLHLKISETIQSSQSEKNNQSEELVLLINEVPHSIDLREVKPDKNGDIFIEVPLSSSVFTQSTLMRIQIAANGLHEKEPCLESDKAKWVYIDEASAINFNVDKQVVDEFTFRFFPFPNHEEPVIVVLPEKYYWSDLLAVYEGLTSNNKLPNITLMQSDKAKEANLKNGHVIFIGGKTQHKQLQDELLAVNYNGNIPDLTEHGFFNVSQFAFIQNNPWNEDFGMIVLDAIGETDQYVPNDFITGLKLSSDNAKIAVNGSNGKFFTNEAEAAAAEKNTSRVFTSDVLDSNSLYLFFILFFIVIGLILYVWKKKKKR; encoded by the coding sequence ATGAAGCATTTAGTCAGCGTATTGTTTGGCTTCATCGCTTTTCTTGTTTTTCAAACTACTATTTCGGCAGTGGAAGTAAATTTGCCAATTGAAGGTTTTAACGAAACAGCAAGAAGCCCTCTATTCACTGAAGAAGTGACATTGGAAGGTGTGTCCGGAGAAGTTGAATTTTTCTATGAACTGCTGGAAACACAGCAAGCAAAAGGACAAAAATTACAGTTGTATTTTGATCATTCCCAATTATTAATTGCTCCTTCTTCATTGACTGTAGCAATTGATGGGGTAGCGGTCCAATCAATCGGACTTGACAGTAGGAAAACGGAATTATCGGTTAATTTACCTAGCAATGCACTGAAGAAAGGCACTCATACAATTTCGATTAAATATGTAGGCATTATAAAAGAAGGGGTTTGTGTAAAGCAAAATACGAGTGGAAATTGGCTCACGTTGAAAATCGCCTCCTTTATAGATATTGATTCTATGGTGAATGGACAGCTACGGGATTTAAATCAATACCCAGCTTATTTCGTAGGGACAGATACAAGGAATACGCAAATTGTCATTCCGGATGAGCCCACTTTAAATACGCTCGATGCAGCATTGCAGTTGACAAATTATTTGTCCAACAGCTCGACAGACAACAAAGTCAAACTTTTAAAAGAATCGCAAGTAAAAATGATTACTCATGCAACAGTGGTAATCGGGCAGGCAAACCAGTTCAAGGGTGCATGGCTAAACGAGCTTATCAATAAAGGGGAAGCAACCGATGGATTATCTCTTTCTATACAGTCGGTTACTGTAAATCAAAGTACTTCGAAAAATGTGCTTGTTATTGCCGGAAAAAATGATGGGGAATTCGAAAAAATTGGTGTGTTAACAGAAGATTTCTTTGTAAAGCAATTGCAAGGAAATCAATTAACGATTACAAATATGCCAGTATTGCAAGAAAACGAGAATCAAAATAAACTAGCGTTTAAAACGATGGGGATTCCCAGTCTGACTTTAGGCTATGGAAAGACGAGTACGGATACATATTACTATTATATGCCTTACTATCCATTCAACGAGTTGAAAGCCAGTATTCAATTACATTTGAAAATTTCTGAAACAATACAATCAAGTCAGTCAGAAAAAAATAATCAATCGGAGGAATTAGTGCTCCTCATTAATGAGGTGCCTCATAGCATTGATTTGCGTGAAGTAAAACCTGATAAAAATGGCGATATTTTTATCGAAGTCCCGCTAAGCAGTTCGGTTTTTACACAATCTACATTAATGCGCATACAGATTGCCGCAAATGGCCTGCATGAAAAAGAGCCATGTTTAGAATCTGATAAGGCGAAGTGGGTGTATATAGATGAAGCTAGTGCCATAAATTTTAATGTTGACAAGCAAGTAGTGGACGAATTTACTTTTCGTTTCTTTCCTTTTCCAAACCATGAAGAGCCTGTGATTGTGGTATTGCCTGAAAAATATTACTGGTCAGACCTTTTAGCAGTTTATGAAGGACTTACATCCAATAATAAACTGCCTAATATTACACTTATGCAGTCTGATAAAGCGAAAGAGGCAAATTTGAAAAATGGTCATGTGATATTTATTGGTGGTAAAACCCAGCATAAACAATTACAAGATGAACTATTGGCGGTCAATTATAACGGCAATATACCTGATTTAACAGAGCATGGTTTTTTCAATGTGTCACAATTTGCTTTTATACAAAACAATCCTTGGAATGAAGACTTCGGCATGATCGTTTTAGATGCAATCGGGGAAACTGACCAGTATGTTCCGAATGATTTTATAACGGGTTTAAAACTTTCGTCAGATAATGCGAAAATCGCAGTCAACGGTAGTAACGGAAAATTTTTTACGAATGAAGCAGAGGCAGCGGCAGCGGAAAAAAATACTTCACGGGTATTCACGTCAGATGTACTGGACAGCAATAGTTTATATTTATTTTTCATATTATTTTTCATAGTCATCGGATTAATCTTGTATGTATGGAAAAAAAAGAAGAAAAGATAA
- a CDS encoding glycosyltransferase family 2 protein, with amino-acid sequence MANILFYMSLLLIWIMLLYHMFLAQGGYLYYKRYRQEISTWDKNLRALPQVPKISVFIPAHNEEMVIAQTLKAMVRLNYPKDRLEIILICDNCSDRTKEIGESFVKDFPFLRVIETEEPLKGRGKASALNYGLQNSSGDIIAVYDADNTPEKDALWYLVMGLVNDDKAAAIVGKFRVINSKNTWLTHFINIETICFQWMAQAGRWFWFGVATIPGTNFAIRRNVIEQLGGWDINAMAEDTELTIRVYDFGYYIRFFPAAITWEQEPEVLRVWWKQRSRWARGNQYVVLKFIRNIFSLRQKRIMFDIFYFFFTYFLFFFGVIMSNIIFVMNLIVDLNLSVGNIAIVLWIIAFLLFLTEVMITLSIERNQLTWRNILFVLTMYFTYSQMWIVLIVHSLFLEMRRVLKKEDHKWYKTERFSVKGDK; translated from the coding sequence ATGGCAAATATCCTTTTTTATATGTCGCTACTCCTAATTTGGATTATGTTACTCTATCATATGTTTCTTGCGCAAGGTGGTTATCTGTACTACAAACGATACCGACAGGAAATATCAACTTGGGATAAAAATCTGCGTGCTCTCCCGCAAGTACCAAAAATTTCTGTTTTTATTCCCGCACATAACGAAGAAATGGTAATTGCACAAACTTTAAAGGCAATGGTACGTCTTAATTATCCAAAAGACCGCTTAGAAATCATATTAATTTGCGATAATTGCAGCGACCGAACGAAAGAAATTGGCGAATCGTTTGTAAAGGATTTTCCTTTTTTGCGTGTTATTGAAACGGAAGAACCTTTAAAAGGGCGCGGAAAAGCATCTGCTTTAAACTATGGGCTACAAAATTCTTCGGGAGACATTATTGCAGTATATGATGCCGATAATACTCCGGAAAAAGATGCATTATGGTATTTGGTGATGGGGCTTGTCAATGATGATAAAGCTGCAGCAATAGTCGGGAAGTTTCGTGTCATAAATTCAAAAAATACATGGCTCACGCACTTCATTAATATTGAGACTATATGTTTCCAATGGATGGCACAAGCAGGACGATGGTTTTGGTTTGGCGTCGCGACAATTCCAGGTACAAACTTCGCTATAAGACGGAATGTAATTGAGCAATTAGGTGGATGGGATATTAATGCAATGGCTGAAGATACAGAATTGACAATTCGCGTATATGATTTTGGCTACTATATACGATTTTTCCCGGCAGCTATCACGTGGGAGCAGGAGCCGGAAGTGTTACGTGTTTGGTGGAAGCAACGATCAAGGTGGGCTCGTGGCAACCAATATGTTGTGTTGAAATTTATCCGTAATATTTTTAGTTTGCGTCAAAAGCGTATCATGTTTGATATTTTCTATTTTTTCTTCACATACTTTTTATTTTTTTTCGGTGTGATTATGTCAAACATAATATTTGTTATGAATTTGATTGTTGATTTAAATTTATCAGTCGGCAATATAGCGATTGTACTTTGGATTATTGCGTTTTTGCTATTTTTGACGGAAGTGATGATTACATTGAGTATCGAACGAAATCAACTTACATGGCGTAATATTTTGTTTGTATTAACCATGTATTTTACATATTCACAAATGTGGATAGTTTTAATTGTGCACTCTCTGTTTTTGGAAATGAGGCGTGTATTAAAAAAGGAAGACCACAAATGGTATAAAACAGAGCGGTTTTCGGTAAAGGGGGATAAGTAA
- a CDS encoding GGDEF domain-containing protein encodes MQNINKTILLIQLLCLVCIQTIFIYTIDTNNTEQLLLAVLLILVVAVTLFTGTLGGLVFSLFIIFCAGTILLFQLSTALIGSWQTITANQFFQFGIILIVTILLTGSIQEKITGLIRKNVKLQNDLLQFVSIDVDTSFDTAKRMEVEVKRELSRISRHGGRFTILLIQIDYFEEFQQAYGQKEVQHLLKSIGSRVNSLVRMTDRKFRLDNNIFALLLIETKKTSIEIIIDNLSNGLQEHELLSGKKVTLTFHISFEECNSDMGNIDYDTLMANLKSEIVFYAM; translated from the coding sequence ATGCAAAATATTAATAAAACTATTCTATTAATCCAATTACTGTGTTTAGTTTGTATACAGACAATATTTATATATACCATTGATACGAATAATACGGAGCAATTATTATTAGCGGTATTATTGATACTTGTTGTTGCTGTCACACTCTTTACGGGCACATTAGGCGGATTGGTTTTTAGTTTGTTTATAATTTTTTGTGCGGGAACAATTTTACTTTTCCAATTAAGTACGGCGTTAATAGGAAGTTGGCAAACCATTACGGCAAATCAATTTTTTCAATTCGGAATTATTTTGATAGTAACTATATTGCTAACAGGTTCTATTCAAGAAAAAATAACAGGGTTAATAAGGAAAAATGTAAAATTGCAAAATGATCTGCTGCAATTTGTTTCGATTGATGTGGATACATCGTTTGATACTGCAAAAAGGATGGAAGTTGAAGTGAAAAGGGAATTGAGCAGAATTAGTCGTCATGGCGGAAGATTTACAATATTACTGATTCAAATCGATTATTTTGAAGAATTTCAGCAAGCGTATGGTCAAAAGGAAGTACAGCATCTTTTAAAAAGCATTGGAAGTAGAGTGAATAGTCTTGTAAGAATGACCGACAGAAAGTTTAGGCTGGATAATAATATTTTTGCACTTTTACTTATTGAGACGAAAAAAACATCAATCGAAATAATTATTGATAATTTATCAAACGGGTTGCAAGAACATGAATTACTGAGCGGCAAAAAAGTGACGCTGACATTCCATATAAGTTTTGAAGAATGCAATAGCGATATGGGAAATATTGATTACGATACATTAATGGCAAACTTAAAAAGCGAGATTGTTTTTTATGCGATGTAA
- a CDS encoding glycosyl hydrolase family 8: MVYKTSELFLFIFILLILASCQKEETEFRPLPLPQNAQFLDTYLIKQGWLQTDLKDNKEVYLSESIGLWMQYLLLIDDKQRFEEQVEILRAHFITENSLISWRYADGKASQTNALIDDFRIMVALNNASEMWNKKQYKKLATAIGKSIVAFQLKRDTFIDFYDEVTSNNSLTLSYLDPAAISFLQQEKILTADQATVNMNLLKEIPMQGGWYAQRFYPLEQRFEFNQEINLIDQYYIAYHRTLVNLPIDEMIIFTKQMLAQHGKLYGRMMADTKQFTVNYESPAVYALAYMAMERAGEQKLARQLLRNMEQLKVKDKESKYYGGFIDLSTRRTHFFDNVLPLIAEAGTNNAKY; encoded by the coding sequence ATGGTATATAAAACTTCTGAATTATTTTTATTTATCTTCATTCTGTTAATTCTCGCTTCCTGTCAAAAGGAAGAGACGGAATTTCGCCCTTTGCCATTACCTCAGAATGCTCAATTTCTCGATACATATTTGATTAAACAAGGGTGGCTTCAAACTGATTTAAAAGATAATAAAGAAGTTTATTTATCAGAGTCAATTGGTCTATGGATGCAATATTTATTATTAATAGATGATAAACAAAGGTTTGAGGAGCAAGTGGAAATATTAAGGGCACATTTCATTACAGAGAATTCACTAATTTCCTGGCGTTATGCTGATGGAAAAGCCTCGCAAACAAATGCGTTGATTGATGACTTCCGTATAATGGTAGCATTGAATAATGCGAGCGAAATGTGGAATAAGAAGCAATATAAAAAATTAGCAACAGCAATTGGAAAAAGCATCGTAGCGTTTCAATTAAAAAGGGATACTTTTATTGATTTCTATGATGAAGTTACTTCAAATAATAGTTTGACATTATCCTATTTAGATCCAGCAGCCATTTCATTTTTACAACAGGAAAAAATATTAACTGCTGATCAAGCAACTGTAAATATGAATTTATTGAAAGAAATACCGATGCAAGGTGGATGGTATGCACAACGATTTTATCCATTGGAGCAGCGTTTTGAATTTAATCAAGAAATTAATCTAATCGATCAATATTATATAGCTTACCATCGCACACTCGTCAATTTGCCGATAGATGAAATGATAATCTTTACTAAACAAATGCTAGCACAGCATGGCAAACTATATGGGCGTATGATGGCCGATACTAAACAATTCACAGTCAATTATGAATCGCCCGCTGTTTATGCACTGGCTTATATGGCAATGGAACGTGCTGGTGAACAAAAACTTGCACGGCAGCTACTCAGAAATATGGAGCAATTGAAAGTAAAGGATAAGGAAAGTAAATATTACGGAGGGTTTATAGATTTATCAACCCGACGAACCCATTTTTTTGATAATGTACTTCCATTAATAGCAGAGGCAGGAACCAACAATGCAAAATATTAA
- a CDS encoding TlyA family RNA methyltransferase → MTKQKKERVDVMLVERGLCETREKAKRSIMAGLVFSNEIRIDKAGEKIEVDAPLQVKGSQLKYVSRGGLKLEKALEIFDLSVEGKLMLDIGSSTGGFTDCALQNGARHCYALDVGSNQLAWKIRSDDRVTVMEKTNFRYTKPEDLTEGLPNFATIDVSFISLSLILPVLKTVLVQGGDVMALVKPQFEAGRENVGKKGIVREPKVHLAVLEETAKMATEIGFVVKDASYSPITGGEGNIEFLFHLYNPHDGEEVEAFTNFEQVVQESHKNLK, encoded by the coding sequence ATGACAAAGCAAAAAAAAGAACGAGTAGATGTAATGCTTGTTGAACGCGGGTTATGTGAGACGCGTGAAAAGGCAAAGCGCTCGATTATGGCGGGTCTCGTGTTCTCAAATGAAATCCGCATTGATAAAGCAGGGGAAAAAATCGAAGTTGATGCACCGCTGCAAGTAAAAGGCTCACAGTTAAAATATGTGTCACGAGGCGGTTTGAAGCTGGAAAAGGCACTTGAAATTTTTGATCTATCTGTGGAAGGGAAGCTGATGCTTGATATCGGCTCTTCTACAGGCGGATTTACGGATTGTGCACTGCAAAACGGTGCGCGTCATTGCTATGCACTGGATGTCGGATCAAACCAGCTAGCATGGAAAATCCGTTCGGACGACCGTGTAACGGTGATGGAAAAAACAAATTTCCGTTACACAAAGCCGGAAGATTTAACGGAAGGCTTACCAAATTTCGCGACAATCGATGTTTCATTCATTTCGCTATCGCTGATTCTGCCTGTATTAAAAACGGTTTTAGTTCAAGGTGGCGATGTGATGGCACTTGTAAAGCCGCAATTTGAAGCAGGTCGTGAAAATGTAGGGAAAAAAGGAATTGTCCGTGAACCGAAAGTCCATCTCGCTGTTTTGGAAGAAACAGCAAAAATGGCAACGGAGATCGGCTTTGTTGTAAAGGATGCTTCGTATTCACCGATTACAGGCGGGGAAGGGAATATTGAATTTTTATTCCACCTATATAATCCGCATGACGGTGAGGAAGTTGAAGCCTTTACAAACTTTGAACAAGTCGTCCAAGAATCTCATAAAAACTTAAAATGA